One window from the genome of Xiphophorus hellerii strain 12219 chromosome 16, Xiphophorus_hellerii-4.1, whole genome shotgun sequence encodes:
- the LOC116735543 gene encoding LOW QUALITY PROTEIN: hemoglobin embryonic subunit alpha-like (The sequence of the model RefSeq protein was modified relative to this genomic sequence to represent the inferred CDS: inserted 1 base in 1 codon; substituted 1 base at 1 genomic stop codon) codes for MTSLTAKDKDTVEAFWXKISPKAAAIGADALHRMLVVXPQTKTYFAHWKDLNPGSAPVAKHGATVMGEVAEAVAKIDSLTTGLLNLSELHAFTLRVDPANFKVLAHNILLVLAISFPNDFTPEVHVAMDKFLSAVALALSEKYR; via the exons ATGACTAGCCTTACTGCCAAGGACAAGGACACTGTCGAAGCCTTCT GAAAGATTTCTCCCAAGGCAGCAGCCATTGGAGCAGATGCTCTTCACAg gATGCTAGTGGTGTAACCACAAACCAAGACCTACTTTGCCCACTGGAAGGACCTGAACCCCGGATCTGCGCCTGTGGCAAAGCATGGAGCTACAGTGATGGGTGAAGTTGCTGAAGCTGTGGCCAAAATCGACAGTCTGACTACAGGTCTGCTCAACCTGAGCGAGCTGCATGCCTTCACTCTGAGAGTGGATCCTGCCAACTTCAAG GTTCTCGCCCACAACATCCTTCTGGTTTTGGCCATCAGCTTCCCCAACGACTTCACCCCTGAGGTCCATGTGGCCATGGATAAGTTCCTGTCTGCCGTGGCTCTGGCTCTGTCCGAGAAGTACAGATGA
- the LOC116735540 gene encoding hemoglobin subunit beta-like codes for MVKWSDFERATIQDIFSKIDYDVVGCAALSRCLIVYPWTQRYFGGFGNLYNAAAITSNPKVAAHGKVIMAGLEKAVKNMDDIKTTYKDLSVLHSEKLQVDPDNFNLLADCMTIVVAGQMGAAFTPEVHGAFQKFLAVVVASLRKQYH; via the exons ATGGTCAAATGGTCAGACTTCGAGCGTGCCACCATCCAGGACATCTTCTCCAAGATCGATTATGATGTTGTTGGCTGTGCAGCTCTctccag GTGTCTGATTGTCTACCCCTGGACTCAGAGATACTTTGGCGGCTTTGGAAACCTCTACAATGCTGCGGCCATAACATCAAACCCCAAAGTGGCGGCTCACGGAAAGGTCATCATGGCAGGTCTGGAGAAAGCTGTGAAGAACATGGACGACATTAAGACCACATACAAAGACCTGAGCGTGCTGCACTCTGAGAAACTGCAAGTGGACCCCGACAACTTCAAC CTCCTGGCAGACTGCATGACCATTGTTGTAGCTGGTCAGATGGGGGCAGCCTTCACCCCTGAAGTCCATGGAGCTTTCCAGAAGTTCCTGGCCGTGGTGGTGGCCTCTCTGAGGAAGCAGTACCACTAG
- the LOC116735538 gene encoding hemoglobin subunit beta-1-like encodes MVKWTEEERRIVRGVWEKVDIDEIGAELWARALIVYPWIERYFGSFGDIFTTTAILNNPKLAALGKVVLSALDTAVKNIDNFKAMYASLSRQHYEKIKVDPDNFRLLAECITITIACKLRAELNPQVQATWQKFLSAVVEAMSSQYK; translated from the exons ATGGTGAAATGGACGGAAGAGGAGCGCCGCATCGTCAGAGGAGTTTGGGAAAAAGTTGATATTGATGAGATCGGAGCAGAGCTTTGGGCAAG AGCTTTGATTGTTTACCCCTGGATCGAGCGGTATTTCGGCTCTTTTGGCGACATCTTCACCACCACAGCAATTTTAAACAACCCCAAATTGGCCGCCCTGGGAAAGGTCGTGCTATCGGCTCTGGACACAGCCGTGAAGAACATAGACAACTTCAAAGCGATGTACGCTTCCCTGAGCAGGCAGCACTACGAGAAAATCAAAGTGGATCCGGATAACTTCAGA CTTTTGGCCGAATGCATCACAATTACCATCGCCTGCAAACTCAGAGCTGAGCTGAACCCTCAGGTCCAGGCCACCTGGCAGAagtttctgtctgctgtggtGGAGGCTATGAGCAGtcagtacaaataa
- the LOC116735537 gene encoding hemoglobin subunit beta-A-like, producing the protein MVEWTDAERTAISTLWSNIDVGEIGPQALSRLLVVFPWTQRYFPTFGDLSTPAAIAANPKVAQHGKTVMGGLETAVKNMDNIKNAYAKLSVMHSEKLHVDPDNFRVLAECITVVVAAKFGPSVFTAGFQEAWQKFLAVVVSALGRQYH; encoded by the exons ATGGTCGAGTGGACAGACGCCGAGCGCACCGCCATCTCCACCCTGTGGTCAAACATTGATGTGGGTGAAATTGGTCCCCAGGCCCTGTCCAG gctTCTGGTCGTGTTCCCATGGACCCAGAGGTACTTCCCTACCTTCGGTGACCTTTCCACCCCCGCAGCCATCGCCGCAAATCCCAAAGTGGCTCAGCACGGAAAAACTGTGATGGGCGGCCTTGAAACTGCTGTGAAGAACATGGACAACATCAAGAACGCCTACGCCAAACTGAGCGTCATGCACTCCGAGAAGCTCCATGTGGATCCCGACAACTTCAGG GTGCTTGCTGAGTGCATCACTGTGGTCGTGGCCGCCAAGTTTGGACCCAGCGTCTTTACCGCTGGTTTCCAAGAGGCCTGGCAGAAGTTCCTGGCCGTGGTGGTCTCCGCCCTGGGCAGACAGTACCACTAA
- the LOC116735544 gene encoding hemoglobin subunit alpha-B-like, translated as MSLSDKDKSRVKALWAKAEGKAGELGGEALGRMLVAYPQTKTYFSHWGDLSPQSPKVKKHGAVIMGALGKAVKGIDDLPGTLAALSELHAFKLRVDPANFKILGHSIVVVLAMYFPGDFTPEVHLSVEKFLQNVALALSEKYR; from the exons ATGAGTCTTTCCGACAAAGACAAGTCCAGGGTGAAGGCCCTCTGGGCCAAAGCCGAAGGGAAGGCCGGCGAATTGGGAGGTGAAGCATTGGGCAG GATGCTTGTTGCCTACCCACAAACTAAGACCTACTTCTCTCACTGGGGAGATCTGAGCCCCCAGTCCCCCAAAGTGAAGAAGCATGGTGCCGTCATCATGGGAGCCTTGGGAAAAGCTGTGAAGGGCATCGACGATCTCCCTGGCACTCTGGCCGCCCTCAGTGAGCTTCATGCCTTCAAACTCCGGGTGGATCCTGCCAATTTCAAG ATCCTGGGCCACAGCATCGTTGTGGTCTTGGCCATGTACTTCCCTGGTGACTTCACTCCTGAGGTTCACCTTTCCGTGGAAAAGTTCCTGCAGAACGTGGCCTTGGCTCTGTCTGAGAAGTACCGCTAA
- the LOC116735547 gene encoding hemoglobin embryonic subunit alpha-like has protein sequence MNLTAKDKDTVRTFWAKIATNAEDIDTDALSRMLVFYPQTKTYFSHWKDLSPGSALVKKHGATVMAGVADAVAKIDDLRAGLLSLGELHAFTLRVDPANFKVLSHNILVVLAIMFPNDFTPEVHVAMDKFLSAVALALSEKYR, from the exons ATGAACCTCACAGCTAAGGACAAGGACACAGTCAGGACTTTCTGGGCCAAAATAGCAACCAATGCTGAAGACATCGACACAGATGCTCTTTCCAG GATGCTGGTGTTTTACCCACAGACCAAGACCTACTTCTCCCACTGGAAGGACCTGAGCCCCGGCTCTGCTCTGGTGAAGAAACACGGGGCCACGGTGATGGCTGGAGTTGCTGACGCTGTGGCTAAAATTGATGATCTGAGAGCAGGTCTGCTTAGCCTCGGTGAGCTGCATGCCTTCACTCTGAGAGTGGATCCGGCAAACTTCAAG GTCCTCTCCCACAACATCCTTGTGGTTTTGGCCATCATGTTCCCCAACGACTTCACCCCTGAGGTCCATGTGGCCATGGACAAGTTCCTGTCTGCTGTGGCTTTGGCTCTGTCCGAGAAGTACAGATGA
- the LOC116735545 gene encoding hemoglobin subunit alpha-1-like produces MSLTAKDKDTVKAFWAKVAPKAEDIGQDALSRMLVVYPQTKTYFSHWKDMSAGSAPVKKHGATVMGGVADAVTKIDDLTSGLLSLSELHAFTLRVDPANFKILAHNILVVFAIKFPSDFTPEVHVSVDKFLAALARALSEKYR; encoded by the exons ATGAGTCTCACTGCCAAGGACAAGGACACAGTCAAAGCCTTCTGGGCTAAAGTGGCCCCCAAGGCTGAAGACATTGGCCAGGATGCTCTGTCCAG GATGCTGGTGGTTTACCCACAGACCAAGACCTACTTCTCCCACTGGAAGGACATGAGTGCTGGCTCTGCTCCAGTGAAGAAGCACGGAGCTACGGTGATGGGTGGAGTAGCTGATGCTGTGACCAAAATCGATGATCTGACCTCTGGTCTCCTGAGCCTGAGCGAGTTGCATGCTTTCACTCTTAGAGTGGACCCTGCCAACTTTAAG ATCCTGGCACACAACATCCTTGTGGTCTTCGCCATCAAGTTTCCCTCCGACTTCACCCCTGAGGTCCATGTGTCTGTGGACAAGTTCTTGGCTGCTCTGGCCCGAGCCCTCTCCGAGAAGTACAGATAA
- the kank2 gene encoding KN motif and ankyrin repeat domain-containing protein 2: MAQVLHMDPGFPGKLNSPAPPTLHTKEQEAPYSVETPYGYRLDLDFLKYVNDIEKGNTIKKVPIQRRPRYGSLPRGYGYTGSWWTSTESLCSNASVESRHSSYSYCAPGYHTLQRPSFSTARVEKTLLDARRKLEEEKEGRRFSNLGSMNNSMAGSNTSLSSAHSFNRAHGGGGTFTPMSSGLSTPVTPTPAHLQHVREQMAAALRKIKELEEQVKTIPVLQVKISVLQEEKRQLSVQLKSQKFLGHTLGFSRGRNRGELYIDIPEEEVGTGAKSTNKTTEPLSPTEVSKQDSGCEIEDTVIVGGARPDAKREVRTIGVGPEGSRGSRDVGVWVREKDLGLLPEAEVLKDQVGQLEGKLTRTLQELQAAQLQKAPQAEHPVMETSIGWQEPQGSSLHTLVSFTQQPQQREQRTVGIQVYTLEKPTVVEVGTLLRAETCSSPSLQPAGGVTEGHHKGQTEVPVELPIAVSSKQVRDVLKSGLSTSVPVSNPAIAVASGDQIGLVQTKEESSEVFSKSASSPQSSLRSIMKRKAEGEPGSPSTKKNLQFIGVNGGYESTSSDDSSSESSDDGSDSSEYHEAREKLPDSTNQLQRITVNKTSQPQEESTSVPQQTAIKMPAITHLEDTKLPENAHHSPATDSVERKCASHTSTTNSTSTPQAKDSASSVDQIADKHTVTQEITSTSPNSESAPITIKCSSICITRSAEVNALSQMSTTSCQPESKAAPESVKQESSKPVRLELSESLMSALYTLQKALGDPNAFSQQAARTAYTIVLQEWLRVSCHKAANTADVKAYMDTFASISPQLLEFVINMADGNGNTALHYTVSHSNFPVVKLLLDTGLCNADKQNKAGYTAIMLTALAAFHSDSDLQTVLQLLRTGDVNARASQAGQTALMLAVSHGRGDMVRALLSCGAQVNIRDDDGSTALMCACEHGHVDIVRQLLSVPGCDATLTDNDGSTALSIALEASQNDIAVLLYAHLNFAKPPSPVSPKSPLLGSSPPSGEPK; the protein is encoded by the exons TGGAGAGCAGGCATTCCTCTTATTCCTACTGTGCCCCAGGCTATCACACATTACAGAGACCCAGCTTTAGCACAGCTCGGGTGGAGAAGACCCTTTTAGATGCTCGCAggaagctggaggaggagaaagaagggAGGAGATTCTCAAACCTCGGCAGCATGAACAACAGTATGGCAGGGTCTAACACCTCTCTTAGCAGTGCGCACAGCTTCAACCGGGCACACGGTGGAGGTGGGACTTTCACTCCTATGAGCTCAGGCCTGTCCACACCAGTGACTCCGACCCCTGCGCATTTGCAACATGTCAGAGAGCAGATGGCCGCAGCCCTGAGGAAGAtaaaggagctggaggagcaggTGAAGACCATCCCTGTGCTGCAAGTTAAAATCTCTGTGTTGCAGGAGGAGAAAAGGCAGCTCAGCGTTCAGCTCAAAAGCCAAAAGTTTCTTGGACACACTCTGGGTTTTAGCCGAGGTCGAAACCGTGGGGAGCTGTACATCGACATTCCTGAGGAGGAGGTAGGCACGGGAGCTAAAAGCACCAACAAGACAACAGAGCCATTGTCTCCAACTGAAGTCTCTAAGCAAGATTCAGGCTGTGAAATTGAGGACACAGTGATTGTGGGTGGAGCCCGACCAGATGCTAAGAGAGAAGTTCGCACCATTGGAGTTGGACCAGAGGGGTCTAGGGGCAGTCGTGATGTGGGGGTCTGGGTTCGAGAGAAGGATCTGGGTCTTCTCCCAGAGGCTGAGGTGCTCAAAGATCAAGTTGGTCAGCTTGAGGGGAAGCTAACGAGGACTCTGCAAGAACTGCAGGCTGCACAGCTGCAAAAGGCTCCACAGGCAGAGCATCCGGTAATGGAAACCAGCATTGGGTGGCAGGAACCACAAGGCAGCAGTCTGCACACTCTGGTCAGCTTcacacagcagccacagcaGAGGGAGCAGAGAACTGTGGGGATCCAGGTGTACACACTGGAGAAACCTACAGTAGTGGAGGTAGGCACGCTGCTCCGAGCAGAAACCTGCAGCTCTCCCTCACTTCAGCCAGCTGGTGGAGTTACAGAAGGTCACCACAAAGGACAAACTGAAG TTCCCGTTGAGTTGCCAATTGCAGTCAGCTCCAAGCAGGTCCGTGACGTCCTGAAAAGTGGGCTATCCACATCTGTACCTGTCAGTAATCCTGCCATCGCTGTAGCATCTGGTGATCAGATTGGCTTGGTGCAAACCAAAGAAGAGTCTTCCGAGGTCTTTTCTAAATCAG CCTCATCTCCCCAGTCCTCGCTGAGATCAATTATGAAGCGGAAAGCAGAAGGTGAACCAGGCTCCCCCTCTACAAAGAAAAACCTGCAGTTCATTGGAGTCAATGGAGG GTACGAGTCCACCTCTTCAGATGACAGCAGCAGTGAGAGTTCAGACGATGGGAGCGACTCCAGTGAATATCATGAAGCAAGAGAAAAACTTCCAGACTCCACCAATCAGCTCCAGCGTATAACTGTTAATAAAACTTCCCAACCCCAAGAAGAAAGCACCAGTGTACCTCAACAAACTGCCATAAAAATGCCAGCTATAACCCATTTAGAGGACACAAAACTGCCGGAAAATGCTCATCATTCACCAGCAACTGACTCTGTTGAGCGAAAATGTGCCTCCCACACATCGACGACAAACTCCACCTCAACACCTCAAGCCAAGGATTCTGCCTCCTCTGTGGACCAAATAGCAGATAAGCACACTGTTACCCAGGAGATCACTTCCACATCACCCAACTCTGAATCTGCACCAATCACCATTAAGTGTTCTTCAATATGCATCACTAGATCTGCAGAGGTAAACGCTCTGTCACAAATGTCTACCACCTCCTGTCAGCCAGAGTCCAAAGCAGCACCTGAGAGCGTTAAACAGGAGTCCTCTAAACCAGTCAG GCTGGAGCTGAGTGAAAGCCTGATGTCAGCTCTCTATACTCTGCAGAAAGCCCTGGGGGACCCCAATGCTTTCAGCCAACAAGCAGCA AGGACGGCCTACACCATCGTCCTGCAGGAGTGGCTGCGTGTGTCCTGTCACAAGGCAGCCAACACAGCGGACGTCAAGGCCTACATGGACACCTTTGCCTCCATCTCCCCTCAGCTGCTGGAATTTGTGATCAACATGGCAGATGGCAATGGGAACACGGCGCTGCACTACACTGTCTCACACTCCAACTTCCCTGTGGTCAAACTTCTGCTGGACACTG GCCTGTGCAATGCTGACAAGCAGAACAAGGCCGGCTACACAGCCATCATGTTGACGGCTCTGGCTGCCTTTCACTCTGACAGCGACCTCCAAActgtcctgcagctgctgcgcACCGGGGACGTCAATGCTAGAGCCAGCCAG GCTGGTCAGACAGCGCTGATGCTCGCCGTGAGTCACGGGCGAGGGGATATGGTCCGAGCGCTGTTGTCCTGCGGAGCTCAGGTCAACATCCGTGATGATGATGGCTCCACTGCCCTCATGTGTGCCTGTGAGCATGGTCATGTGGACATTGTTCGTCAGCTACTCTCTGTCCCAGGCTGTGATGCGACACTCACCGATAAC GACGGCAGCACTGCTCTGTCCATCGCACTGGAGGCCAGCCAAAACGACATTGCTGTACTTCTGTATGCCCACCTTAACTTTGCCAAGCCTCCTTCACCT GTGTCTCCTAAGTCTCCTCTCTTGGGTTCCTCTCCTCCATCTGGTGAACCAAAATAA
- the LOC116735542 gene encoding hemoglobin embryonic subunit alpha-like produces MTSLTAKDKNTVKAFWGKISPKAGAIGADALGRMLVVYPQTKTYFSHWKDMSPGSGPVKKHGATVMAGVADAVAKIDDLTAGLLTLSELHAFKLRVDPANFKILAHNLLLVLAISFPNDFTPEVHVAMDKFLSAVALALSEKYR; encoded by the exons ATGACTAGTCTTACTGCCAAGGACAAGAACACCGTCAAGGCCTTCTGGGGAAAGATTTCTCCCAAGGCAGGAGCCATTGGAGCAGATGCTCTTGGCAG GATGCTGGTGGTTTACCCACAGACCAAGACCTACTTCTCCCACTGGAAGGACATGAGTCCCGGCTCTGGTCCAGTGAAGAAGCATGGAGCTACGGTGATGGCTGGAGTTGCTGACGCTGTGGCTAAAATCGACGACCTGACTGCAGGTCTGCTCACCCTGAGCGAGCTGCATGCCTTCAAGCTGAGAGTGGACCCCGCCAACTTTAAG ATTCTTGCCCACAACCTCCTTCTGGTTTTAGCCATCAGCTTCCCCAACGACTTCACCCCTGAGGTCCATGTGGCCATGGATAAGTTCCTGTCTGCCGTGGCTCTGGCTCTGTCCGAGAAGTATAGATGA